Proteins encoded in a region of the Perca fluviatilis chromosome 6, GENO_Pfluv_1.0, whole genome shotgun sequence genome:
- the foxn4 gene encoding forkhead box protein N4, protein MIEGGITSRMSGIIENAGHHPSPQDYRLLTTDPSQLREEDLPGDLQSLSWLTSVDVPRLQQMADSRGHSNGPSQGSLLEQQTAQLSNMTAMTAGQGSMLHLQSNMQHSPLGISIINTHSGSMSPFSMNGLPSPSYQCPTSVYQPTHQQVYSLTQTGQQCSTGGLYSNVSFNNQSLFTQPRLAPQEQELQPKSFPKPIYSYSCLIAMALKNSKTGSLPVSEIYSFMKEHFPYFKTAPDGWKNSVRHNLSLNKCFEKVENKTSSSSRKGCLWALNPAKIDKMEEEMQKWKRKDLPAIRRSMANPDELDKLITDRPENCRRKALEPGMTRLPSCPTGLPLPVPAQMQPQPIVTLSLPCLPMHQHHQLQAQLHAQARLAPMSPAPAQTPPLHTVPDLSHSPLTQHHSKLPDDFYSVHGDTHTEVDALDPSIMDFALQGNLWEEMKDDSFNLDALGTFSNSPLRLSDCDLGTAHLTPVSTGTNLQLSDVQVTGLYTSYTSQDHLSSQYMGAPANSKPIALL, encoded by the exons ATGATAGAAGGTGGAATAACATCCAGGATGTCAGGAATAATTGAGAATGCTGGGCATCATCCGTCTCCACAGGACTACAG GCTTCTGACCACGGACCCCTCCCAGCTGAGGGAGGAGGACCTCCCTGGGGACCTGCAGTCTCTGTCATGGCTCACCTCTGTGGATGTGCCCCGACTACAGCAGATGGCTGATAGCCGAGGCCACAGTAACGGGCCCTCCCAGGGCAGCTTGTTGGAGCAACAGACAG CTCAGCTGAGCAACATGACTGCGATGACAGCGGGTCAAGGCTCCATGCTCCACCTCCAGAGCAACATGCAGCACAGCCCTCTGGGAATCAGCATCATCAACACCCACAGCGGAAGT ATGTCTCCATTCTCCATGAATGGGCTGCCCTCTCCGAGTTACCAGTGCCCTACCTCAGTCTACCAGCCTACACACCAGCAGGTGTACTCTCTAACCCAAACTGGACAACAG TGTTCAACTGGTGGGCTTTATAGCAATGTATCTTTCAACAACCAAAGTCTATTCACACAACCTCGTCTGGCTCCACAAGAGCAGGAGCTGCAGCCCAAGTCTTTCCCCAAGCCAATCTACTCCTACAG ctgtttGATTGCCATGGCTCTGAAGAACAGCAAAACTGGCAGCCTCCCTGTCAGTGAGATCTATAGCTTTATGAAGGAACACTTCCCTTATTTCAAG ACTGCACCTGATGGATGGAAGAACTCAGTCAGACACAACCTGTCCTTAAACAAATGCTTTGAGAAAGTGGAGAACAAGACGAGCAGCTCGTCCCGTAAGGGCTGTCTGTGGGCGCTGAACCCTGCCAAAATTGACAAGATGGAGGAAGAGATGCAGAAGTGGAAACGCAAGGACCTGCCAGCCATCCGCCGCAGCATGGCTAACCCTG ATGAGTTGGACAAATTGATCACAGACCGCCCAGAGAACTGCAGACGTAAAGCTTTAGAGCCCGGCATGACCCGTCTGCCCAGCTGTCCCACTGGCCTTCCGCTTCCCGTCCCAGCACAGATGCAGCCTCAGCCAATAGTCACACTGTCCCTGCCCTGTTTACCTATGCACCAGCACCACCAGCTTCAGGCACAGCTCCACGCTCAGGCCCGCCTGGCCCCCATGTCCCCTGCTCCGGCCCAGACACCTCCACTCCACACGGTCCCTGACCTTTCCCACAGTCCACTCACCCAGCACCACAGCAAGCTGCCGGACGATTTCTACAGTGTGCACggggatacacacacagaggtggATGCACTGGACCCGAGCATCATGGACTTTGCCCTTCAAG GTAATCTGTGGGAGGAAATGAAGGACGACAGCTTTAACCTGGATGCTTTGGGTACCTTCAGTAACTCCCCCCTCCGACTATCAGACTGTGACTTGGGAACAGCCCACCTGACTCCTGTCTCCACTGGAACGAACCTGCAGCTGTCAGATGTGCAAGTGACGGGTCTTTACACCTCCTACACCTCCCAGGATCACCTGTCTTCCCAGTACATGGGCGCACCAGCCAACAGCAAGCCCATCGCCCTGTTATAA
- the myo1ha gene encoding LOW QUALITY PROTEIN: unconventional myosin-Ih (The sequence of the model RefSeq protein was modified relative to this genomic sequence to represent the inferred CDS: inserted 2 bases in 1 codon), with the protein MQGQLDMEGALTARDRVGIQDFVLLDETTEAAFLSNLKKRFSKDLIYTYIGTLLVSVNPYKELDIYNMKQMDLYMGVNFFELPPHIYALADNAYHTMLTEFNNHFILISGESGAGKTEASKKILQYYAVSCPSTTLLNTVRDKMLMSNPVLEAFGNAKTLKNYNSSRFGKYMDIQFDSQGDAVGGHILNYMLEKSRVVHQNHGERNFHIFYQLVEGGEEDLLHQLGLERDSQHYNYLTQGECAIVSSINDRNDWKTVKNALQIINIDEINTNHLFGTVASVLHLGNVQFDSDSKGHALLNSNNSELRWVSNLLGVDAHRLQEGLTYRKIEAQKDQILSPFTIDHAIYARDALAKAIYGQTFTWLVNRINESIENKDSSRKTVIGLLDIYGFEVFYVNSFEQFCINYCNXKLQQLFIQLTLKAEQEEYQAEDIEWEPVQFFNNKIICDLVEEKHRGIISILDEECLRPGDVTDLTFLERLEEKMGNHPHFVTHKLADKMTRKTLERGDFRLLHYAGEVTYCVVGFVDKNNDLLYKSIKDLICQSKNAIVRECFSTMDPDSRRRPETVATQFKSSLLKLTEILMAKEAWYIRCLKSNESKQPGQFDEALIRHQVKYLGLMEHLRVRRAGFAYRRKFEVFLKRYKPLCPATWPHWRGVPADGVEVLVQHLGYLPDEYKMGRTKIFIRHPRTLFATEDAFEKCKHELATKLQAKYKGYKAKGEFKKQKEAATKIETCWRGAQARKERDKRAWAVKVIKKFIKGYMTRGQAKSTDNSEYLAFVRQNYLNRLKGNLPKTVLDKTTWQTPPAVLTETSEILRKLYYRLMVRKYVRGITPQKKAQFQLKLLTSSIFKAKKDSYPQSVAQPFVDTRISEQDINMKVLQMIRNEHIKYSVPVIKYDRNGFKPRPRQLILTKTAAYVIEEAKIKQKVLYTSLNGISVSNLTDGMIVFHITCEDRKQKGDLVIQCDHLFESLTKLAVIANKQNAIKVVQGSIKIEIQAGKESAVDFSTGQEPMVYKAKNGHLMVVATRARTR; encoded by the exons ATGCAg GGTCAGCTGGACATGGAGGGCGCCCTGACTGCCAGGGACCGGGTTGGAATCCAGGATTTTGTCCTCCTGGATGAAACCACAGAGGCAGCCTTCCTCAGTAACCTCAAGAAACGTTTCAGCAAAGATCTCATCTAT ACCTATATTGGCACATTGCTAGTGTCTGTGAATCCATACAAAGAGCTGGACATCTACAATATGAAACAGATGGATCTCTACATGGGTGTCAACTTCTTTGAGCTTCCACCACACAT CTATGCCTTGGCAGACAACGCCTACCACACCATGCTGACAGAGTTCAACAATCACTTCATCCTCATCTCTGGAGAGAGTGGAGCAGGGAAGACGGAGGCCTCCAAAAAGATTCTGCAGTATTACGCTGTCAGCTGTCCGAGCACCACTCTGCTAAACACCGTCAGGGACAAAATGCTCATGTCTAACCCTGTCCTCGAG GCTTTCGGCAATGCCAAAACACTGAAAAATTACAACTCAAGTCGGTTTGGGAAGTATATGGACAttcagtttgacagccag GGGGATGCTGTCGGAGGCCATATCCTGAACTACATGCTGGAGAAGTCGAGGGTTGTGCATCAAAATCACGGGGAGAGAAACTTCCACATCTTCTACCAGCtagtggagggaggagaggaggacctACTGCACCAGCTGGGCCTGGAGAGAGACAGCCAGCATTACAATTACCTAACccaa GGAGAGTGTGCCATTGTGTCTTCCATTAATGACAGAAATGACTGGAAAACGGTCAAAAACGCACTTCAAATCATCAACATTGATGAGATTAACACTAAT CACTTGTTTGGGACCGTTGCAAGCGTTCTCCACTTGGGGAATGTGCAGTTTGACTCCGACAGTAAAGGCCATGCCCTCTTGAACAGCAACAATTCAGAGCTGCGCTGGGTCTCAAAT ttaCTAGGAGTTGATGCTCACCGTCTCCAAGAGGGACTCACATACAGGAAGATTGAAGCCCAAAAAGATCAG ATCCTTAGCCCATTCACAATCGATCATGCCATCTATGCCAGGGATGCCCTGGCCAAAGCCATATATGGACAGACCTTCACCTGGCTGGTCAACAGGATCAACGAGTCCATAGAGAACAAG GACTCTTCAAGGAAGACTGTAATAGGGCTTTTGGACATATATGGATTTGAGGTTTTCTATGTTAACAG TTTTGAGCAGTTCTGTATAAACTACTGCAA GAAGCTGCAGCAGCTTTTTATCCAGTTGACACTTAAGGCTGAGCAGGAGGAATATCAAGCAGAAGATATTGAG tgGGAGCCAGTCCAATTCTTCAATAACAAGATCATCTGTGACCTGGTTGAGGAGAAACACAGAGGGATCATATCAATATTG GATGAGGAGTGTCTCAGGCCGGGAGATGTCACAGACCTCACCTtcctggagagactggaagaaaAGATGGGAAATCATCCTCACTTTGTCAC GCACAAACTGGCTGACAAAATGACACGCAAGACTCTGGAGAGGGGAGATTTCCGTCTCTTGCATTATGCCGGGGAGGTCACCTACTGCGTTGTGG GTTTCGTGGACAAAAACAATGACCTGTTATATAAAAGCATTAAAGAT CTGATTTGTCAGTCTAAAAATGCTATTGTCCGAGAGTGCTTCTCCACAATGGATCCAGACAGCAGGCGAAGACCAGAAACA GTGGCGACCCAGTTTAAGAGCAGCCTGCTGAAGCTGACAGAGATCCTCATGGCTAAAGAGGCCTGGTACATACGCTGTCTAAAATCCAATGAGTCCAAGCAGCCAG GTCAATTTGACGAAGCTCTGATCAGGCACCAGGTGAAATACCTGGGCCTGATGGAGCACCTCAGAGTCAGACGAGCTGGTTTTGCATACAGACGCAAATTTGAGGTATTCTTAAAGAG ATATAAACCCCTGTGCCCAGCCACCTGGCCTCACTGGAGAGGAGTGCCTGCTGATGGAGTAGAAGTGCTGGTTCAACATCTGGGCTACCTGCCAGATGAGTACAAAATGGGACG TACCAAAATATTCATCCGTCATCCAAGGACACTTTTTGCCACAGAGGATGCTTTTGagaaatgtaaacatgaacTGG CGACGAAGCTCCAAGCCAAATACAAAGGATACAAAGCAAAGGGAGAAttcaaaaaacagaaagaagctG CCACTAAGATTGAAACCTGCTGGAGAGGAGCGCAGGCTAGAAAGGAGAGAGATAAGAGAGCCTGGGCTGTAAAAGTCATCAAGAA ATTCATCAAAGGTTACATGACCAGAGGGCAAGCAAAAAGCACAGATAACTCGGAGTACCTGGCCTTTGTGAGACAAAATTACTTAAACAGGCTCAAAGGCAACCTGCCAAAGACAGTTTTGGATAAAACCACCTGGCAAACTCCACCAGCTGTGCTGACAGAG ACATCAGAGATACTGCGTAAGCTTTACTACCGTCTTATGGTGCGGAAGTATGTGAGAGGAATCACACCCCAGAAAAAAGCTCAG TTTCAACTGAAGCTTCTTACCAGCTCTATCTTCAAGGCCAAAAAGGATAGTTATCCACAGAGTGTCGCTCAGCCTTTTGTGGACACCAGAATCA GTGAACAAGACATAAACATGAAGGTTCTCCAGATGATACGCAATGAGCACATTAAG TACAGTGTCCcggtgattaaatatgataggAATGGTTTCAAACCAAGACCACGACAGCTCATCCTCACCAAGACAGCTGCCTATGTGATAGAGGAAGCCAAGATCAAACAGAAAGTTCTGTATACCTCTCTTAACG GGATTTCGGTCAGTAACTTGACTGATGGCATGATTGTATTCCACATAACATGCGAGGACCGTAAACAGAAG GGGGACCTTGTAATTCAGTGTGACCACTTGTTTGAGTCTTTGACCAAACTCGCTGTCATTGCTAACAAACAGAATGCAATTAAAGTGGTTCAGGGCAG CATCAAGATTGAAATCCAGGCAGGTAAAGAGAGTGCGGTGGACTTCAGCACTGGACAGGAACCCATGGTTTACAAGGCCAAGAACGGACATCTCATGGTG GTTGCCACTCGGGCTCGGACACGGTAA
- the kctd10 gene encoding BTB/POZ domain-containing adapter for CUL3-mediated RhoA degradation protein 3: protein MEEMSGESVVSSALPAATTRTTSFKGSSPSSKYVKLNVGGALYYTTMQTLTKQDTMLKAMFSGRMEVLTDSEGWILIDRCGKHFGTILNYLRDGAVPLPDSRRETEELLAEAKYYLVQGLADECTAALQNKESYEPLCKVPLMTSSKEEQKLIATSNKPTVKLLYNRSNNKYSYTSNSDDNMLKNIELFDKLSLRFNGRVLFIKDVIGDEICCWSFYGQGRKIAEVCCTSIVYATEKKQTKVEFPEARIYEETLNILLYESHDGRGPDNALLEATGGAAGRSHHLDEDEERDRIERVRRIHIKRPDDRTHHHQ, encoded by the exons ATG GAAGAGATGTCAGGAGAGAGCGTGGTGAGCTCGGCACTGCCGGCAGCTACAACCCGGACTACATCCTTCAAGGGCTCCAGCCCCAGCTCTAAATATGTGAAGTTAAATGTGGGCGGGGCACTGTACTACACTACAATGCAAACACTAACCAAACAGGACACAATGCTCAAAGCCATGTTCAGTGGCAGGATGGAGGTCCTCACAGACAGTGAAG GTTGGATCTTGATTGATCGCTGTGGGAAACATTTTGGAACAATCCTTAACTACCTTAGAGACGGAGCAGTGCCGCTTCCAGACAGCCGACGAGAAACAGAGGAACTGCTCGCTGAGGCCAAGTATTACCTTGTCCAAGGCCTAGCTGATGAATGCACAGCTGCCTTGCAG AACAAAGAATCGTATGAACCCCTTTGTAAAGTGCCTCTGATGACATCATCTAAGGAAGAGCAGAAGCTTATTGCAACCTCAAATAAG CCTACTGTCAAACTGCTGTATAACCGAAGCAACAACAAGTATTCGTACACCAG caATTCTGATGACAACATGCTGAAAAATATTGAACTGTTTGACAAGCTGTCATTGCGGTTCAACGGTCGGGTACTGTTTATCAAAGATGTGATTGGGGATGAGATCTGTTGTTGGTCATTTTATGGCCAGGGGCGCAAAATTGCCGAAGTGTGCTGCACCTCCATTGTTTATGCCACAGAAAAGAAGCAGACAAAG GTGGAGTTCCCTGAGGCACGAATCTATGAGGAGACCCTCAACATCCTCCTGTACGAGTCCCATGATGGGAGGGGTCCAGACAATGCCCTGCTGGAGGCCACAGGCGGCGCTGCAGGACGATCTCATCATCTGGATGAGGACGAGGAGAGAGATCGAATCGAGCGAGTTCGTAGGATTCATATCAAACGACCTGACGACcgcacacaccaccaccagtga
- the ube3b gene encoding ubiquitin-protein ligase E3B — protein sequence MFSVPQSAKSEFLDKARQAREERRGHKDKEKSAIHIQALVRRFLCRCRLQKQIRKEVDDYFQASETGTSKRNALSIFKIARKLLFVYCQEDKMRFEKLCRAILASMEVENEPKVWYVSLALSKDLTIPWLKQIKDVLWTCCQLLKNLKPDILQDNKLVTLYLTMLVTFTDTSTWRIVRGKGEALRPALTRICENIMGHLNQKGFYSILQILLTNGLARTKPSLSKGTLTAIFSLSLRPVIAAHFSDNLLRSFLLHIMSVPAIVSHLNVLTPECMASIQTHDLLRKFILFLSREEQCLDICVCLEGSHTLCLLGNLIHLGFLNEKVLEEEANHFVKDLTDMLSYCQRYVSQKKSNLTHWHPVLGWFSQTVDYGLNESMPLVTKQLQYLWGVSVIRTLFSDVLSKKLESQEPTPPPPQPSTSQNNLPVKNLFKRAFQKSASVRNILKPVGGKRVDSAEVQKVCSICVLYQTALSTLTQIRLQILTGLTHLDELLPKLWAFICELGPQGGLKLFMECLNNDTEESKQLLAMLMLFCDCSRHLITILDDIEVYEEQTSFKIEELLTISSFLNTFVYKMIWDGILENAKGEKLELFHSVHGWLMVLYERDCRRRFTPDDHWLRKDLKPSLLFQELEKGKRRAQLLLQYIPHVIPHKNRVLLFRNIVTKEKESLGLVETSSASPHVTHITIRRSRMLEDGYDQLRRLPANSIKGVIRVKFVNDLGVDEAGIDQDGVFKEFLEEIIKKVFNPALNLFRTTSGNERLYPSPTSYIHENHLQLFEFVGKMLGKAIYEGIVVDVPFASFFLSQVLGHHHSTFYSSIDELPSLDSEFYKNLTSIKRYDGDVGDLGLTLSYDEDVMGQLVCHELIPGGKTMPVINENKISYIHLMAHFRMHTQIKEQTGAFIRGFRSIINPEWLHMFSTPEVQRLVSGDNAEIDLDDLKKHTVYYGGFHSSHRVIIWLWDILSSDFTAEERAMFLKFVTSCSRPPLLGFAYLKPPFSIRCVEVSDDQDTGDTLGSVLRGFFTIRKKEPGGRLPTSSTCFNLLKLPNYSKKSILRDKLRYAISMNTGFELS from the exons ATGTTTAGTGTACCTCAAAGCGCCAAGTCCGAGTTCCTGGACAAAGCCAGGCAGGCcagggaggaaaggagaggacaTAAGGACAAGGAAAAATCAGCAATCCACATCCAAGCCCTGGTCAGGAGATTTCTCTGTCGCTGCAGACTCCAGAAGCAAATACG GAAAGAGGTTGATGACTATTTTCAAGCTTCTGAAACTGGGACATCAAAAAGAAATGCACTTTCAATTTTCAAAATTGCTCGGAAATTACTATTCGTATATTGCCAAGAGGATAAGATG AGGTTCGAGAAGCTCTGTCGTGCAATCCTTGCCAGCATGGAGGTTGAAAATGAACCGAAA GTCTGGTATGTTTCCTTGGCTCTCTCCAAAGACCTCACCATTCCTTGGCTCAAACAGATAAAAGATGTACTGTGGACCTGCTGTCAACTACTGAAAAATTTAAAG CCTGACATACTTCAGGACAATAAATTGGTAACGCTGTACCTCACCATGCTGGTGACCTTCACAGACACTTCAACCTGGCGGATAGTCCGAGGGAAGG GAGAAGCTCTAAGACCCGCTTTGACGAGGATTTGTGAAAATATTATGGGCCATCTCAATCAAAAGGGATTCTATTCAATACTCCAG ATCTTGCTGACCAATGGCTTGGCTCGTACTAAACCATCTCTCTCCAAAGGCACTCTAACAGCTATCTTCTCTTTGTCATTAAG GCCAGTCATTGCTGCTCACTTTTCTGATAACCTGCTAAGATCATTCCTCCTTCACATCATGTCAGTTCCAGCCATTGTATCTCACCTCAATGTGCTTACTCCAGAG TGTATGGCGTCCATCCAGACGCATGACCTGCTGCGGAAGTTCATTCTGTTTCTCAGCCGGGAAGAACAGTGTTTggacatctgtgtgtgtcttgaggGGAGCCACACACTCTGCTTACTTG GCAATCTGATTCATTTGGGCTTCCTTAATGAGAAAGTCCTTGAAGAGGAGGCCAATCATTTTGTGAAGGACCTGACTGACATGCTGTCCTACTGCCAGAGATATGTATCCCAAAAGAAGTCCAACCTTACCCACTGGCACCCTGTCCTGGGCTGGTTCTCTCAGACTGTAGACTACGG TCTGAATGAGTCGATGCCGCTGGTCACTAAACAGCTCCAGTACCTGTGGGGTGTTTCTGTCATTCGGACGCTCTTCAGCGACGTCCTCTCTAAAAAGCTGGAGAGTCAGGAGCCCACTCCCCCACCCCCGCAGCCTAGCACATCACAAAACAATCTACCAGTTAAAA ACCTCTTCAAGCGAGCGTTTCAGAAGTCGGCTTCTGTACGGAACATCCTGAAACCAGTTGGAGGGAAGCGAGTCGACTCAGCTGAAGTTCAGAAGGTGTGCAGCATCTGTGTGCTCTACCAGACTGCTCTGTCTACATTAACGCAAATACGACTCCAGATACTCACCG GTCTGACACATCTCGATGAACTTTTGCCCAAACTTTGGGCCTTCATCTGTGAGCTGGGTCCTCAGGGAGGCCTCAAACTCTTCATGGAGTGTCTGAACAATGACACTGAAGAGTCCAAGCAGCTCCTGGCTATGCTCATGCTCTTCTGTGACTGCTCACGGCACCTCATCAC aATTCTGGATGACATTGAAGTCTATGAAGAACAAACATCTTTCAAGATCGAGGAACTCCTCACAATCTCTTCATTTCTGAACACATTTGTGTACAAGATGATATGGGATGGCATCTTAG AAAACGCTAAAGGAGAGAAACTGGAGTTGTTTCACAGTGTTCATGGCTGGTTGATGGTGCTTTATGAGCGGGACTGCAGGCGACGATTCACCCCTGATGATCACTGGCTACGCAA GGACCTGAAGCCCAGCCTGTTGTTCCAAGAGCTGGAGAAAGGCAAGAGAAGAGCCCAGCTTTTACTACAGTACATCCCGCATGTCATTCCACATAAAAAC AGGGTGCTGCTGTTCAGGAACATCGTtacaaaggaaaaagaaagtTTAGGATTGGTAGAAACCAGCTCTGCTTCACCACATGTCACCCATATTACCATTCGTCGCTCACGGATGTTAGAG GATGGATATGACCAGCTCCGCAGATTACCAGCAAATTCCATAAAAGGCGTTATTCGTGTAAAGTTTGTCAACGACCTGGGAGTAGACGAGGCTGGTATCGATCAGGATGGTGTGTTCAAAGAGTTTCTGGAGGAGATCATTAAGAAAGTGTTCAATCCTGCTCTCAACCTGTTCAGG ACTACGAGTGGAAATGAAAGGTTGTATCCTTCACCCACATCTTACATCCATGAGAATCATTTGCAGCTGTTTGAGTTTGTGGGGAAGATGCTTGGGAAAGCCATATATGAG GGCATTGTTGTGGACGTCCCTtttgcctccttcttcctcAGTCAAGTCTTGGGTCACCACCACAGCACTTTCTACAGCTCCATCGACGAGCTGCCCTCGCTGGACTCTGAGTTTTACAAGAACCTCACTTCCATTAAG CGCTATGATGGAGATGTAGGGGATCTAGGACTGACATTATCCTATGATGAGGATGTTATGGGGCAG CTTGTGTGTCATGAGTTGATACCTGGGGGGAAAACCATGCCAGTCATCAACGAAAACAA GATCAGCTACATTCACCTCATGGCTCACTTCCGGATGCACACACAGATTAAGGAGCAAACGGGCGCTTTCATTCGAGGCTTCCGCAGCATCATTAACCCAGAGTGGCTGCACATGTTTTCCACGCCCGAGGTTCAGCGCCTTGTCTCGGGAGACAATGCCGAGATTGATCTGGATGACCTCAA GAAACACACGGTCTACTATGGAGGTTTTCACAGCAGCCATCGTGTCATCATCTGGCTGTGGGACATCCTGTCCAGTGACTTCACTGCTGAAGAGAGGGCTATGTtccttaaa tttgttaCCAGCTGCTCTAGGCCGCCTCTTCTAGGTTTCGCCTACCTCAAACCACCTTTCTCCATCCGTTGTGTGGAAGTTTCAGATGATCAG GACACCGGAGACACCCTTGGCAGTGTTCTTAGGGGCTTTTTCACAATCCGCAAGAAGGAGCCTGGTGGTCGACTTCCCACTTCATCAACATGCTTCAACCTGCTAAAATTGCCCAATTACAGCAAGAAGAGCATCTTGCGCGACAAGCTGCGCTACGCTATCAGTATGAACACAGGCTTTGAGCTCTCCTAA